The Zygosaccharomyces rouxii strain CBS732 chromosome A complete sequence genome window below encodes:
- a CDS encoding uncharacterized protein (some similarities with uniprot|P08640 Saccharomyces cerevisiae YIR019C MUC1 GPI-anchored cell surface glycoprotein required for diploid pseudohyphal formation and haploid invasive growth transcriptionally regulated by the MAPK pathway (via Ste12p and Tec1p) and the cAMP pathway (via Flo8p)): MLTCLLLCMLGVVLAASDSTYELHFPSYSGHSNSASKYNRRTSSTVSGVTNMCPGLNFHWHSSNENIMPYSMDLLSVDWVGGNTYELTINVKGEEHIDLKYLWSLKIIGISGPQSTKQLYGKNENTYLIDDPTDFTTQIQVYGQTYNGDDCKVVMPSFQIQYEYLQGDAAQYWKTWKWGKTDFDLMTGCDADNNGNSNADFPLWYWDNSKAKCSSQTNTSDSSGSRPSVPSSSLPSAPSGSWSSAPPSPLPSAPSGSWSSALSSSLPSAPSGSWSSAPPSPLPSAPSGSWSSAPPSPLPSAPSGSWSSAPPSSLPSAPSGSWSSAPPSPLPSAPSGSWSSAPPSPLPSAPSGSWSSAPPSPLPSAPSGSWSSAPPSSLPSAPFSPKTIVPSGSWSSAPPSPLPSAPSGSWSSAPPSPLPSAPSGSWSSAPPSPLPSAPSGSWSSAPPSSLPSAPSGSWSSAPPSSLPSAPPSSLPSAPFSPKTIVPSGSWSSAPSSSLPSASFSSKAIVSSGSWSSAPSSSSPSAPSSSKPFVSSCSRSSAPPSSKPLVSSGSWSLAPPSSLPSTPFSSKPFVPSGSSCSIVSGVSSVSSHCSTLSSGSSVSSGSASSILLSCNSLSHGSASLIPSSSRSSASSNFGIVNSTSSLLLNSSPFSPMNPATSVPFNSRMRSPSSASSLLIKTKPLLEYESDIEGSKLSIPPISSAADTIIPGTHAATFITSTVVTAASYRTTTLLAPETDIFPVQSLSSIACTTRIPSSFGPSYSNISSNPKNESGSCIPCTALPMISSSSIPHTALSGNSNVSRVLLGIDSSSCSTRTMMTVVNTCTKNYDSSQCYTTALIADSASAHTLTFNHPGFNQFSDGAAFNVSSELATSIVQPTSYTTTTKTSSCSSATSYNDGASRSTSKRSFIFEPCSGQGVL, from the coding sequence atgcttACCTGTCTGCTTTTATGTATGTTAGGGGTTGTTCTAGCAGCCTCTGATAGCACCTACGAGCTTCATTTTCCCTCATACAGTGGTCATTCAAATTCTGCTTCAAAGTACAACCGCCGTACATCATCAACCGTGTCTGGGGTTACAAATATGTGCCCAGGTTTAAACTTTCATTGGCATTCaagtaatgaaaatataATGCCCTACTCAATGGATTTATTATCAGTCGATTGGGTTGGTGGTAATACCTATGAACTTACCATCAATGTCAAAGGTGAGGAACACATCGATTTGAAATACCTCTGGTCTTTGAAAATCATTGGTATTAGCGGTCCACAAAGTACCAAACAGCTTTATGGTAAGAATGAGAATACATACTTAATTGATGACCCAACTGATTTTACAACCCAAATTCAAGTATATGGTCAAACATACAATGGGGACGATTGTAAAGTTGTTATGCCATCATTCCAAATTCAGTATGAATATCTTCAAGGTGATGCTGCCCAGTACTGGAAAACTTGGAAATGGGGTAAAACTGATTTTGATCTAATGACTGGTTGTGACGCGGACAACAACGGTAATTCAAATGCGGACTTCCCACTATGGTACTGGGATAACTCAAAAGCTAAGTGCAGTTCGCAAACAAATACTTCTGACTCTTCAGGCTCCAGACCTTCGGTACCATCCAGCTCTTTGCCTTCAGCGCCATCCggttcttggtcttcaGCACCACCCAGCCCTTTGCCTTCAGCGCCATCTggttcttggtcttcaGCACTATCCAGCTCTTTGCCTTCAGCGCCATCCggttcttggtcttcaGCACCACCCAGCCCTTTGCCTTCAGCGCCATCTggttcttggtcttcaGCACCACCCAGCCCTTTGCCTTCAGCGCCATCCggttcttggtcttcaGCACCACCCAGCTCTTTGCCTTCAGCGCCATCTggttcttggtcttcaGCACCACCCAGCCCTTTGCCTTCAGCGCCATCCggttcttggtcttcaGCACCACCCAGCCCTTTGCCTTCAGCGCCATCCggttcttggtcttcaGCACCACCCAGCCCTTTGCCTTCAGCGCCATCCggttcttggtcttcaGCACCACCCAGctctttaccttcagcGCCATTCAGTCCTAAAACCATTGTGCCATCTggttcttggtcttcaGCACCACCCAGCCCTTTGCCTTCAGCGCCATCTggttcttggtcttcaGCACCACCCAGCCCTTTGCCTTCAGCGCCATCTggttcttggtcttcaGCACCACCCAGCCCTTTGCCTTCAGCGCCATCCggttcttggtcttcaGCACCACCCAGCTCTTTGCCTTCAGCGCCATCCGGTTCTTGGTCTTCTGCACCACCCAGctctttaccttcagcGCCACCCAGctctttaccttcagcGCCATTCAGTCCTAAAACCATTGTGCCATCCGGTTCTTGGTCATCAGCACCATCCAGCTCTTTGCCTTCAGCGTCATTCAGTTCTAAAGCCATTGTGTCATCCggttcttggtcttcaGCACCATCCAGCTCTTCGCCTTCAGCGCCATCCAGTTCTAAACCATTTGTGTCATCCTGTTCTCGGTCTTCAGCGCCACCCAGCTCTAAACCTTTAGTGTCATCCGGTTCTTGGTCTTTAGCACCACCCAGTTCTTTGCCCTCAACGCCATTCAGTTCTAAACCTTTTGTGCCATCAGGCTCCAGTTGCAGCATTGTAAGCGGTGTTTCTTCAGTGTCATCTCATTGCAGCACTCTCAGCAGTGGTTCTTCGGTGTCATCCGGGTCTGCTTCTTCTATACTATTGAGCTGCAACAGTCTAAGCCATGGCTCTGCATCTTTAATACCTTCAAGCTCTAGAAGCTCGGcatcatcaaattttggCATTGTGAATTCTACATCTTCGTTATTATTAAATTCCTCACCCTTCTCTCCAATGAACCCTGCAACTTCGGTACCATTTAATTCAAGAATGAGATCTCCGTCTTCGGCTTCTAGTTTATTGATTAAGACAAAACCTCTGCTAGAATATGAATCTGATATCGAAGGCTCAAAGTTGTCGATACCACCAATCTCTTCCGCTGCTGATACGATTATTCCTGGGACACATGCTGCGACATTTATCACTTCGACAGTTGTAACTGCTGCGTCGTACCGAACAACTACTCTTTTGGCTCCGGAGACCGACATATTCCCTGTTCAATCCTTGAGTTCTATAGCCTGTACCACTCGGATTCCAAGTTCGTTCGGTCCAAGCTACTCGAATATTTCTTCGAATCCGAAAAACGAATCTGGCTCCTGTATCCCATGTACGGCTTTGCCTATGATTTCGAGTTCCTCTATACCCCATACAGCCTTATCCGGCAACAGCAACGTATCTCGAGTGCTGTTGGGCATTGACTCGAGTTCCTGCTCTACGAGAACTATGATGACAGTGGTGAATACTTGTACAAAAAATTATGATTCTTCCCAGTGTTACACAACAGCACTTATCGCCGATTCGGCCTCAGCACACACTTTAACTTTTAACCATCCTggttttaatcaattctcAGATGGTGCTGCCTTTAATGTGTCCTCTGAACTAGCAACTTCGATTGTTCAACCCACCTCCTACACCACCACAACTAAAACCAGTAGTTGCAGTTCTGCTACATCATATAATGATGGAGCATCAAGGAGTACATCTAAGAGGTCATTTATATTCGAGCCTTGTTCAGGTCAAGGTGTTCTGTAG
- a CDS encoding uncharacterized protein (some similarities with uniprot|P38363 Saccharomyces cerevisiae YML132W COS3 Protein involved in salt resistance interacts with sodium:hydrogen antiporter Nha1p member of a family of conserved often subtelomerically- encoded proteins), whose translation MESDKESQKPALPKDIFKNAFTWMFYEISKHRFPRVVSYVYLVIVLVEFCWNFADKNLPLGIALAVGLSGLLFGLIPAWFQYVKEHPNTKKLVQQVLESNPGVDTRKWNEIANILNPFFYRENIWRTPYFFFNGRHVQRVFKYNVLKPYLEGQFEGVADADKIQSARCYLQSLNEKFELLLKNNLPEPVLNSKLPRDTHRNKLFFYPQYLLFGFFFCCCQALIC comes from the coding sequence ATGGAATCtgataaagaatctcaaaagcCTGCCTTACCCAAGgacatcttcaaaaatgcattCACATGGATGTTTTATGAAATCTCCAAACATCGCTTCCCCAGGGTGGTTTCATATGTATACTTGGTAATTGTATTGGTAGAATTTTGCTGGAATTTTGCTGATAAAAATCTGCCTTTGGGTATCGCACTTGCTGTTGGCCTCTCTGGACTTTTATTTGGACTGATCCCTGCATGGTTCCAGTACGTGAAAGAGCACCCCAATACAAAAAAGTTAGTTCAGCAAGTGTTGGAATCAAATCCCGGCGTTGATACCAGGAAATGGAACGAAATTGCGAATATACTGAACCCTTTCTTTTACCGAGAAAACATCTGGAGAACACcatactttttttttaatggTCGACATGTTCAACGTGTGTTCAAGTATAATGTTTTAAAGCCATATCTCGAAGGGCAATTTGAAGGTGTTGCTGACGCGGACAAGATTCAATCAGCAAGGTGTTATTTGCAATCACTAAATGAGAAGTTTGAACTattattgaagaacaatttgcCAGAACCCGTTTTAAATTCCAAACTACCCAGAGACACGCACAGAAATAAACTCTTCTTTTACCCACAATATTTACTCtttggattctttttttgttgttgtcaAGCGCTAATTTGTTAA
- a CDS encoding uncharacterized protein (no similarity) has translation MPNLSNPIALTYKVLFESTGKDLKRIKFNYDHANDLDEDLNYSFDLDPEDEEVAVEDTGTEKDKDSQEDESEEKRHDDDKKKKAGEPSELEGISLSKRQKRL, from the coding sequence atgCCCAACTTAAGTAACCCCATCGCCTTAACATATAAAGTACTCTTTGAATCGACAGGAAAAGATctcaaaagaattaaattCAACTATGACCATGCTAATGATTTGGATGAAGACCTTAATTACAGCTTCGATTTAGAtccagaagatgaagaagtagCTGTAGAGGATACTGGTACAGAGAAAGATAAAGATTcacaagaagatgaatcaGAGGAAAAACgtcatgatgatgataaaaagaaaaaagcTGGTGAACCTTCAGAACTTGAAGGTATTTCCTTGTCTAAAAGACAAAAGAGGTTATAA
- a CDS encoding glutathione S-transferase (similar to uniprot|P40582 Saccharomyces cerevisiae YIR038C GTT1 ER associated glutathione S-transferase capable of homodimerization expression induced during the diauxic shift and throughout stationary phase functional overlap with Gtt2p Grx1p and Grx2p) produces MHRTQHQQEYNLSRDMSLPIIRVHFLNKSRAFRVLWLLDQLKLDYEIVPYRRDAGFRAPEELKKHHPLGRSPLLELEDRQTGKKKILAESGYIFQYVLKHFDKTKSLDNEDIDKSEEIQYYLHYVEGSLQPPLLIELLLSIVKNASVPFPFSYFSRKVAEKIGEKYSAGELKSQLNFIEGQIAKNDGYLVGGKLSAADILMSFPLDSAFNRQFADPKQYPAIEKWLKNLKTFESYKVSKSKAEANGEEF; encoded by the coding sequence ATGCACAGAACACAACATCAGCAGGAATACAACTTGAGCAGAGATATGTCATTACCTATCATTAGAGTTCATTTCTTGAATAAGTCAAGGGCTTTTAGAGTGTTGTGGCTACTAGACCAGTTGAAACTAGATTACGAAATAGTACCCTACAGGAGGGACGCAGGTTTTCGTGCTCCCgaggaattgaagaagcaCCATCCTTTGGGTAGATCGCCATTGcttgaattggaagataGACAGACcggtaaaaagaaaattctgGCCGAGTCAGGGTACATCTTCCAGTATGTCTTGAAGCACTTTGACAAGACTAAATCCTTGGATAACGAAGACATCGATAAGTCTGAAGAGATCCAGTATTATTTGCACTACGTTGAGGGCTCTCTTCAACCTCCTCTGCTAATTGAACTGCTGCTTTCCATAGTGAAAAATGCATCGGTTCCTTTTCcattttcttatttttcCAGAAAGGTGgctgaaaagattggagAGAAGTACTCTGCAGGTGAGTTAAAAAGCCAACTAAACTTTATTGAAGGCCAGATTGCTAAGAATGATGGCTATTTGGTCGGTGGCAAGTTGAGTGCCGCTGATATCTTGATGTCTTTCCCACTAGACTCGGCCTTTAACCGTCAGTTTGCTGATCCCAAGCAGTATCCGGCCATTGAGAAATGGCTGAAGAATCTCAAGACTTTTGAGTCTTATAAGGTTTCGAAGAGCAAAGCTGAGGCCAACGGTGAGGAGTTTTAA
- a CDS encoding MFS transporter (similar to uniprot|P38124 Saccharomyces cerevisiae YBR008C FLR1 Plasma membrane multidrug transporter member of the major facilitator superfamily involved in efflux of fluconazole diazaborine benomyl methotrexate and other drugs) produces MYFETYKNTFAVDALEYFGLIKFQEYADRSSSTSWLEQGDSERDSKECALVNGLAKSEDVDPFLVEFNGPTDPEHPHNWSTIKRFVVVFNVMVLTCVTYMGTSFYTPGQDLIEKEFHVGHVVGTLNLSLYILGFGLGPLVFGPLSEFVAFGRQRLFIVTLFLFAMLQIGCALVKNIAGLVILRFLSGIFCSPSLANGAAAVGDVVRPRHIPVVLGLWAIGALAGPSTGPLLGASMVVAKNWRYMFWLLMWISSATLLLMVFSYPETNEDSILYRRCQRIRKLTGDNRYYTVKSREEEKLNWKDIGITTLYRPFEMIIKEPIVIALNVYHAVEYGVFYLFFEAFPIVFGDVYHFTRVELGVSYMGFCVGCITAYGVAMVFSCWYAAKKMSNNTFTPETHLVLMIWVCWTLPLSLFLFGWAASVHWIIPMISEVIFIIGQFNIFQSVFSYMAISYPKYMASAFAGNNLCRSGFACAFPLFGKAMYNNLAIDGYPVGWGSSIVGFCCLALSVVPFVLYRYGAYLRSKSKFAG; encoded by the coding sequence ATGTACTTTGAAACCTACAAAAATACTTTTGCAGTTGATGCATTGGAGTACTTTGGTTTGataaaattccaagaataTGCAGATAGGTCAAGTTCAACGAGTTGGCTCGAACAAGGTGATTCGGAGAGAGATTCAAAGGAATGTGCTTTAGTTAATGGGTTGGCAAAAAGCGAGGATGTCGATCCGTTTCTGGTCGAATTCAACGGTCCGACTGACCCCGAGCATCCACATAACTGGTCTACTATTAAGCGATTTGTCGTTGTCTTTAATGTGATGGTACTTACGTGCGTCACGTATATGGGGACTTCGTTTTACACGCCAGGACAAGAtttaattgaaaaagagtTCCATGTGGGACATGTAGTAGGCACACTTAATCTTTCTTTGTATATTTTGGGATTTGGACTTGGGCCGCTGGTTTTTGGACCACTTTCTGAATTCGTTGCATTTGGGCGTCAAAGGCTTTTCATTGTAACGCTGTTTCTGTTTGCTATGCTACAGATAGGATGCGCTCTGGTGAAGAATATTGCAGGACTAGTGATCCTTAGATTCCTTTCTGGAATATTTTGTTCTCCATCATTAGCCAATGGAGCTGCTGCCGTTGGAGATGTTGTCAGACCGAGACACATTCCTGTAGTACTTGGTTTGTGGGCGATAGGGGCATTAGCGGGACCATCTACAGGGCCTTTACTTGGTGCGTCTATGGTTGTTGCGAAAAATTGGAGATATATGTTTTGGTTGTTGATGTGGATAAGCTCAGCGACACTTCTTTTAATGGTTTTCTCTTATCCTGAAACTAACGAAGATAGTATTTTGTACCGCAGGTGCCAAAGGATAAGGAAACTCACGGGTGATAATAGGTATTATACGGTCAAGTCGAGggaagaagagaaattaAACTGGAAGGATATCGGCATAACTACTCTGTACAGACCCTTTGAGATGATTATTAAGGAACCGATTGTGATAGCATTGAACGTGTACCATGCAGTCGAGTATGGTGTAttttatttgttttttgaAGCCTTTCCCATAGTATTTGGTGATGTATACCATTTCACGAGGGTTGAGTTGGGTGTGTCCTACATGGGATTTTGTGTTGGTTGTATTACAGCTTACGGTGTTGCAATGGTTTTCTCCTGTTGGTATGCTGCTAAAAAAATGTCCAATAATACGTTTACGCCGGAAACACATTTGGTGTTAATGATTTGGGTGTGTTGGACCCTTCCTCTTTCACTTTTTCTATTTGGTTGGGCAGCTTCAGTTCATTGGATTATACCGATGATTTCAGAGGTAATATTCATTATTGGTCAgttcaatattttccaatctgTCTTTTCCTACATGGCGATCTCTTATCCCAAGTACATGGCTTCGGCGTTTGCTGGAAATAATTTATGTCGATCGGGATTTGCATGTGCATTCCCTCTCTTTGGGAAGGCTATGTATAATAATTTGGCCATTGATGGGTATCCTGTGGGTTGGGGATCGTCAATTGTTGGTTTTTGTTGTCTCGCGCTTTCGGTAGTGCCGTTTGTATTATATAGATATGGTGCATACTTGCGGAGTAAATCAAAGTTTGCTGGATAA
- a CDS encoding allantoate permease family MFS transporter (similar to uniprot|Q07904 Saccharomyces cerevisiae YLR004C Hypothetical ORF) has translation MNKSSSQEVEKNDNGVDISSAKDDSTFTSGDDDADIALKFLNHKDAKDYVLEEDEKLNTVENNFYGSSTLPPKLLRKIDACVLTFLCFTYLLMFLDKALLNYAASMGIKKHLKGNEFSNLGTIFSAAYIFMEPIVTFLIQKYPLSKVMGIFITCWGIALACHSACKSYTSLMIVRTLLGMFESSSVVGCIAISGMYYTKSEQCARIGFWATQAGTGYIVGGLISFGFLHYNGKDFTSWQIMFLVVGLFTVLFGLVTLVVLPDNVTNAWFLSEEEKILVVKHIRDNQTGLENKKFKWSHIKELFLHDKLTWPMLAITACSQMSTGAIGTFSVTITQTFGFDKYATALLQLPIGAITAIIIIITTQMMSRWGQITLVTTSMYIPTIIGCIVMISLPLSHKIGNLFSLYLLYSGSCVITNIYLWNSLNTSGYCKRIFRNAATMIVYSLACILAPQTFRQAYYPRYIPAKITLLVTQCICVPLQLYVGYVCLTENKKRDKEQEGKSVDKYDFRDLTDIQNRNFRYIY, from the coding sequence ATGAataaatcatcatcacaagaagttgaaaaaaatgataatggAGTAGATATATCTTCCGCTAAGGATGATAGCACTTTTACtagtggtgatgatgatgctgatATCGCATTAAAGTTTTTGAACCATAAAGATGCAAAGGACTACGTCTTggaagaggatgaaaaattgaatacaGTTGAGAATAATTTTTATGGTTCATCGACATTGCCCCCCAAATTGcttagaaaaattgatgctTGTGTTCTAACATTCTTGTGCTTCACCTATCTGTTGATGTTCTTGGATAAGGCATTATTAAACTATGCAGCATCGATGGGCATTAAAAAACATTTAAAAGGTAAtgaattttccaatctgGGTACGATATTTTCCGCAGCTTACATCTTTATGGAGCCCATTGTCACCtttttaattcaaaaatatcCATTATCCAAAGTTATGGGAATTTTCATTACATGCTGGGGGATTGCACTTGCATGCCATTCTGCCTGTAAATCATATACATCTCTAATGATCGTTCGTACTCTATTGGGTATGTTTGAATCTTCAAGTGTAGTGGGTTGTATTGCAATCAGTGGTATGTACTATACCAAATCTGAACAATGTGCTAGAATCGGCTTTTGGGCAACACAAGCGGGAACAGGTTATATCGTTGGTGGTCTCATatcatttggattcttaCATTATAACGGTAAAGATTTCACCTCATGGCAGATCATGTTTTTGGTTGTCGGGCTATTTACAGTGCTCTTTGGACTGGTAACTTTGGTAGTTCTACCTGATAATGTGACCAACGCCTGGTTCCTCTCAGAGGAGGAGAAAATCCTTGTAGTTAAGCACATTAGAGATAATCAAACAGGATTggagaataaaaaattcaagtGGAGTCACATTAAGGAATTATTTTTACACGATAAATTGACTTGGCCCATGTTAGCTATTACTGCGTGTTCACAAATGTCAACAGGTGCTATTGGAACTTTCTCTGTGACAATCACTCAAACATTCGGATTTGATAAATATGCTACCGCACTATTACAACTGCCCATTGGTGCCATTACAGCTATAATTATCATAATTACTACTCAGATGATGTCCAGATGGGGTCAAATTACGCTGGTTACCACTTCCATGTACATTCCCACTATCATTGGTTGCATAGTAATGATATCACTCCCATTATCCCATAAGATCGGTAATCTTTTCTCCCTATACCTGCTCTATAGTGGATCTTGTGTTATTACCAACATCTACCTttggaattctttgaatacTTCCGGTTATTGTAAAAGAATATTTCGTAATGCCGCTACAATGATTGTCTATAGTTTGGCATGCATCTTGGCGCCTCAAACTTTCAGACAGGCTTATTACCCCAGATATATCCCTGCTAAGATAACGCTACTAGTGACTCAGTGCATTTGTGTACCTTTACAATTGTACGTCGGTTATGTGTGTCTAACagaaaacaaaaagagAGATAAAGAGCAGGAAGGTAAAAGCGTGGATAAATATGACTTCCGCGATTTGACTGACATTCAAAATAGAAATTTTAGATACATCTATTGA
- a CDS encoding uncharacterized protein (similar to gnl|GLV|KLLA0D10153g Kluyveromyces lactis KLLA0D10153g and weakly similar to uniprot|P35995 Saccharomyces cerevisiae YKL222C Hypothetical ORF) yields MQRRNKPSKTCTNCQRKKVRCDRKVPACTACSERGYNCIYNVKIGHPQKNYWESLKKPELIATIEILKAKLEEKEKSSSKRNLLTDLKYISSKHGRVICYGATSFRFAVRSPSLKPHFAQLWEKIKTTRNRWKQENHFLLEIESNSIDTPLSFVTAGSILEGLCAVLPNFEKVTECMHVFFNSNLFSSFAIMDPSKVLSDVHSCLIHDENVSTGSRITSFDLGDKKNYYRVGIITQILCLVYYKNKVPLQLRFFHNSITSFVLSKASYLERVQFFMLRYMCSNITGFTVGDGGTCTSLVMLAFSTAVHIGLFKEETHCHFRDNSIYLYNLWAWILYADFEASFAVGSPLHIGQEFEYQRKVELGTFHVFKDSVLFFRRIMRQIYSPHSTPNLESLILELKSFFTARFGTFASYVENSHAKHISFEKLFVMLLVLQMISNFSIIEGNLLEKDSFCLQQNTLYCQLISLKLILDNLNSTFEIYKDLTHTREHDYSVSFSLALCLYHCIMPRLTYELFSVLSKLALSDNDDSSTTKVGLFRVGLQDFLKHILYYEKSVPELRVDALTAVGFLDAIHQNFIDTSSEELFLRLRQSYLFVLSDSFILSTRSAIEAILNKDEFQQSMQNDFQILLTEPIIDFFHDEDVPLFLEC; encoded by the coding sequence ATGCAGAGAAGGAATAAACCATCAAAAACGTGCACAAACTGTCAAAGGAAAAAGGTTAGATGTGATCGGAAAGTGCCAGCTTGCACTGCATGCTCAGAAAGAGGATACAACTGCATATACAATGTAAAAATTGGCCACCCCCAAAAGAATTACTGGGAATCGCTGAAAAAACCTGAGCTAATCGCTACCATCGAGATACTAAAAGCGAAACtggaagaaaaggaaaagtCTTCCTCGAAGAGAAATCTCTTgacagatttgaaatacaTCTCCTCAAAACATGGGCGAGTTATATGTTATGGCGCCACTTCATTTAGATTTGCAGTCAGAAGCCCGTCTCTAAAACCGCATTTTGCTCAACTCTGggaaaagattaaaacCACAAGGAATCGCTGGAAACAAGAgaatcattttcttttagAAATTGAATCGAACTCGATAGATACTCCTTTAAGCTTTGTAACAGCAGGTTCAATCTTGGAAGGTCTATGTGCTGTCTTGCCCAATTTCGAAAAGGTGACGGAATGCATGCATGTCTTCTTTAACAGTaatctcttttcttcctttgcGATAATGGACCCTTCCAAGGTCCTCTCTGATGTTCATTCTTGCCTCATACACGATGAAAATGTTTCAACAGGTTCTCGGATTACATCCTTCGATTTGGGtgacaagaagaattattaCAGGGTAGGGATAATAACGCAAATTTTATGTTTGGTGTATTACAAAAACAAGGTACCACTTCAATTACGATTTTTTCACAACTCCATCACCTCATTTGTTTTGAGTAAGGCATCCTACCTGGAACGAGTGCAATTTTTTATGTTGCGTTACATGTGTTCTAACATTACGGGATTTACTGTCGGTGATGGCGGGACTTGTACTTCCTTAGTCATGTTAGCATTCTCTACTGCTGTTCACATTGGGCTTTTCAAGGAGGAAACACACTGTCATTTTAGAGATAATTCGATTTATCTGTACAATTTGTGGGCTTGGATTTTGTATGCTGACTTTGAGGCCTCTTTTGCAGTCGGTTCTCCCCTACACATTGGCCAGGAATTTGAATATCAGCGCAAGGTCGAATTGGGGACTTTTCACGTCTTCAAAGACTCGGTCTTATTTTTTAGGAGAATAATGCGGCAGATCTACTCTCCGCACTCTACGCCAAACTTAGAGAGTTTGATATTGGAACTGAAGTCTTTTTTCACTGCACGTTTTGGTACTTTTGCATCATACGTAGAGAATAGTCATGCAAAACACAtctcatttgaaaaactaTTCGTTATGCTACTTGTTTTGCAGATGATATCGAATTTCTCAATTATAGAGGGAAATCTGTTGGAAAAAGACTCTTTCTGCCTCCAACAAAATACATTGTATTGCCAATTAATATCTCTAAAACTGATTTTGGACAATCTCAATTcaacatttgaaatttacaAGGACCTTACGCATACACGCGAACATGACTATTCAGTGTCATTTTCTCTTGCTCTTTGCTTATACCACTGTATCATGCCGAGGTTAACGTACGAACTTTTTTCTGTTCTTTCGAAGCTGGCGTTATCTGACAACGACGATTCATCTACCACAAAGGTTGGCTTGTTCAGAGTGGGCCTCCAAGATTTCCTAAAACACATACTCTATTATGAAAAAAGTGTTCCAGAACTAAGAGTAGATGCACTCACTGCTGTCGGGTTCCTCGATGcgattcaccaaaatttcattgatacCTCTTCCGAAGAGCTATTTTTACGGCTAAGACAGTCGTATTTGTTTGTTTTAAGCGACTCCTTTATATTATCCACTAGGTCTGCTATCGAAGCGATACTAAacaaagatgaatttcaGCAATCAATGCAAAatgattttcaaattttactCACTGAACCAATtattgattttttccatgatgaagatgtaCCGTTATTTTTGGAGTGTTAA